One region of Vibrio sp. FE10 genomic DNA includes:
- a CDS encoding ABC transporter substrate-binding protein: MKFKTLALSCAVALGLGTTAANAADKEIRFDGFPDFDSSLKVLLPDFEKETGIKVDYLMNNHGDHHTKLTTNLATGSGAGDVIVVDVEKIGPFVGSGGLVNLSENYGADKYEERFAPYAWAQGKGADGNMYGIPVDLGPGVMYYRTDVFEKAGIDVEEAIKDWDSYIAAGEKLKEQNVQLIASAADVAQAIIFTTVPEGEGLYFDNDGNPVVTSERFVHAFEVAKEIRDKGLDGRILAWSNEWYEGFRNGTFATQLSGAWLLGHLNNWIAPETKGKWAVENLPDGIYGSWGGSFLSIPTQSDNPDEAWALIEYMTTDRDVQLKHFETIAAFPANVTTYDDELFQEEMEFLGGQKARLLFAEVAQNIKPVSPAQGDHVARSIILENALMEVLDEGKDIKIALEEAERLIKRRTRNL; encoded by the coding sequence ATGAAATTTAAGACCTTAGCGCTTTCATGCGCGGTTGCTTTAGGATTAGGTACAACAGCTGCGAACGCAGCCGACAAAGAAATTCGTTTCGACGGTTTCCCTGATTTCGATAGCAGCCTGAAGGTATTACTGCCTGATTTCGAAAAGGAAACGGGTATCAAAGTTGACTACCTAATGAACAACCATGGTGACCACCACACGAAACTGACGACGAACCTTGCAACGGGCTCTGGTGCGGGTGATGTGATTGTTGTGGATGTCGAGAAAATTGGTCCATTCGTGGGTTCTGGCGGCCTAGTTAACCTGTCTGAAAACTACGGTGCAGATAAGTACGAAGAACGATTTGCACCTTACGCGTGGGCACAAGGCAAAGGCGCTGATGGCAACATGTACGGTATTCCTGTGGATCTAGGTCCTGGTGTTATGTACTACCGCACTGATGTATTTGAAAAAGCGGGCATTGATGTAGAAGAAGCAATCAAAGATTGGGATTCATACATCGCCGCTGGTGAAAAACTGAAAGAGCAAAACGTCCAACTTATCGCTTCAGCAGCTGACGTTGCACAAGCGATTATCTTCACCACTGTTCCTGAAGGTGAAGGTCTTTACTTCGATAATGATGGCAACCCAGTTGTGACATCAGAGCGTTTTGTTCACGCTTTTGAAGTAGCAAAAGAGATCCGCGACAAAGGCTTAGACGGTCGTATTCTGGCTTGGTCTAACGAATGGTACGAAGGCTTCCGCAACGGCACATTTGCAACTCAACTTTCTGGCGCTTGGCTACTTGGTCACCTAAACAACTGGATTGCTCCTGAAACCAAAGGTAAGTGGGCAGTAGAAAACCTACCTGATGGTATCTACGGCAGCTGGGGCGGTTCATTCCTATCTATCCCAACTCAATCAGACAACCCAGATGAAGCTTGGGCTCTTATCGAATACATGACGACTGACCGTGACGTACAGCTTAAGCACTTCGAAACGATTGCCGCTTTCCCTGCGAACGTAACCACGTATGACGATGAGTTGTTCCAAGAAGAGATGGAGTTCCTAGGTGGACAGAAAGCCCGTCTTCTATTTGCTGAAGTTGCGCAAAACATCAAGCCAGTCTCTCCGGCTCAAGGCGACCACGTTGCACGTTCTATTATTCTAGAGAACGCATTGATGGAAGTACTTGATGAAGGCAAAGACATCAAGATTGCGCTTGAAGAGGCAGAGCGTCTAATCAAGCGTCGTACGCGTAATCTTTAA
- a CDS encoding GH36-type glycosyl hydrolase domain-containing protein, giving the protein MMKFGYFDDKNKEYVATTPCTPIKWCNYVGTLDFGGIVDSNGGVLLCKGDPALNRITKYIAQLPNSDFKGSTMYLKVRDEAGNVEIFSPFYTPTLKPLDKFENHTGLSYTTIIAEAFGVRCEATFFVPKADQVLLQDIKVTNISDKALHVDVVPVYEFTHFDALKQLLNADWVPQTMTLKAHQQESGHTVLEQYAFMKRDYAVNLMTADRPATSFDGDRQSFLGNLGYGTWAAPEALNNDELGNTECLRGDNIGALNLRLGWLSPEQTERTIVQIAQEESLEAALPLLAKYRDHQVVDSAFAELAEHWDGYLQAVQVETPDPAMNSMLNVHNPRQCHTTKNWSRYLSLYQLGYGARGIGFRDSSQDTLGVITHMPEEAREFIERLLSVQNTNGSAMHQFFPSTMEANAGDSREEEDRPDYYGDDHLWIIYAVTQYVKETGNADFLNKEIPFYQKDKAGNPVETGTVWNHLCRAIEFTYTNTGEHGLPLLGFADWNDTVNLPTGAESMMVANMYGKALLDMLDLCELRGEAQLTAKFKDQYQQMQSTVNECGWDGEWFVRYFDEQGLPIGSHKNEQGQIYTNGQSWPVISGFATQERATQALDSVYNKLNTTNGIKLSTPGYNGFDPQLGGVSTYPPGAKENGGIFLHSNPWVMIAEAKMGNGERAYEYYRQINPASKNDDIDTFESEPYCYPQNILGDEHKQFGLGRNAWLSGTSSWTYVAGTQWILGVRPEVDGLLVDPCIPAEWPEFKVRRQFRGATYHIHVTNPNNVCKGVVEMKVNGDLISGNKAPVFTSGEHTIEVILG; this is encoded by the coding sequence ATGATGAAATTCGGATATTTTGACGATAAAAACAAAGAATACGTAGCAACCACGCCGTGCACACCGATCAAATGGTGTAACTACGTGGGCACATTAGATTTCGGTGGCATTGTAGATAGCAACGGCGGCGTGTTGTTGTGTAAAGGCGATCCGGCACTCAACCGCATTACCAAGTACATTGCTCAACTGCCAAATTCAGACTTCAAAGGCTCGACCATGTACCTCAAGGTACGTGATGAAGCGGGCAACGTAGAAATATTCTCACCTTTCTACACCCCAACCTTGAAGCCGTTGGATAAGTTTGAAAACCACACAGGTTTGTCTTACACCACCATCATTGCAGAAGCCTTTGGTGTGCGTTGTGAAGCGACTTTCTTCGTGCCAAAAGCTGACCAAGTACTGCTACAAGACATCAAAGTCACCAACATTTCAGACAAAGCACTGCACGTTGATGTGGTGCCTGTTTACGAATTCACGCACTTCGATGCGCTCAAACAGCTACTGAATGCGGACTGGGTGCCACAAACCATGACGCTTAAAGCGCATCAGCAAGAGTCGGGTCATACCGTGCTTGAGCAGTACGCCTTTATGAAGCGCGATTATGCGGTGAACCTGATGACAGCGGATCGCCCTGCGACGTCTTTTGATGGTGACCGCCAATCGTTCTTAGGTAATTTGGGCTACGGTACATGGGCAGCGCCAGAAGCACTAAATAATGATGAGCTAGGCAACACCGAGTGTTTGCGTGGCGACAATATTGGTGCGCTTAACCTACGCCTAGGTTGGTTATCTCCAGAGCAGACCGAACGTACGATTGTACAAATCGCACAGGAAGAGAGCCTAGAAGCAGCATTGCCTCTATTGGCTAAATATCGTGACCATCAAGTGGTCGATTCGGCTTTCGCTGAACTGGCTGAACATTGGGATGGTTACCTACAAGCGGTTCAGGTTGAAACGCCAGATCCAGCAATGAACTCGATGCTTAACGTACATAACCCACGTCAGTGTCACACAACCAAAAACTGGTCTCGTTACTTGTCTCTGTATCAGCTTGGCTATGGCGCTCGTGGCATCGGTTTCCGTGATTCTTCGCAAGATACTTTAGGCGTGATTACTCACATGCCAGAAGAAGCGCGCGAGTTCATTGAGCGTCTGTTGTCTGTTCAGAACACTAACGGTTCTGCGATGCATCAGTTCTTCCCATCAACAATGGAAGCGAACGCGGGTGACTCGCGTGAAGAAGAAGATCGCCCTGATTACTACGGCGATGATCACCTGTGGATCATCTATGCGGTGACTCAATATGTGAAAGAAACGGGCAATGCAGACTTCTTGAATAAAGAGATCCCGTTCTATCAAAAAGATAAAGCTGGTAACCCAGTTGAAACTGGAACGGTTTGGAACCACCTGTGCCGCGCGATTGAGTTTACTTACACCAATACTGGTGAGCACGGTCTACCGTTATTGGGTTTCGCTGACTGGAATGACACGGTGAACCTGCCAACGGGTGCTGAATCGATGATGGTGGCGAACATGTACGGCAAAGCATTGCTCGACATGTTGGACTTGTGTGAGCTGCGTGGTGAAGCGCAACTGACGGCTAAGTTTAAAGATCAGTACCAACAGATGCAGAGCACCGTCAATGAATGCGGCTGGGATGGCGAATGGTTTGTTCGTTACTTTGATGAGCAGGGCTTGCCGATTGGTTCTCACAAGAACGAGCAAGGGCAGATCTACACCAACGGTCAAAGTTGGCCTGTAATTTCTGGTTTCGCGACTCAAGAACGTGCAACGCAAGCACTAGATTCGGTTTACAACAAACTGAACACCACCAATGGCATCAAGCTTTCAACTCCGGGTTATAACGGCTTTGATCCTCAGTTAGGTGGCGTATCGACGTACCCACCAGGTGCGAAAGAGAACGGCGGCATCTTCTTGCATTCAAACCCATGGGTGATGATCGCAGAAGCTAAAATGGGCAACGGCGAGCGTGCTTACGAGTACTACCGTCAAATCAACCCGGCTTCTAAGAACGATGACATTGATACCTTTGAATCTGAACCTTACTGCTACCCACAAAACATTCTGGGTGACGAGCACAAACAGTTCGGTTTAGGACGTAATGCGTGGCTTTCTGGTACATCATCTTGGACATATGTGGCGGGTACGCAATGGATTCTAGGTGTTCGCCCTGAAGTGGATGGCTTGCTGGTGGACCCATGCATTCCGGCTGAATGGCCTGAGTTCAAAGTACGTCGTCAGTTCCGTGGTGCGACTTATCATATTCATGTCACTAACCCGAATAACGTGTGTAAAGGTGTGGTTGAAATGAAGGTGAATGGTGACCTAATTTCAGGCAACAAAGCACCGGTATTTACATCGGGTGAGCACACCATCGAGGTGATTTTAGGTTAA
- a CDS encoding ABC transporter ATP-binding protein, with protein MAKVEFKNIKKSFGDVEVVKEFDFTVEDGEFVVFLGPSGCGKSTTLRMLAGLESISSGDIVVGGKLMNKVDAKDRDLAMVFQSYALYPHMTVYENIAFALKLKGMPKAEIDVEVLKAAKMLELDPLLNRKPKELSGGQRQRVAMGRAMVRTPKVFLFDEPLSNLDAKLRGVMREEIKHLHRELKTTTIYVTHDQIEAMTLADRIVILKDGYVAQVGTPTEVFQRPANKFVAQFIGNPSMNMLEAKLIEKEGEYFVEIGDVHIPLPERFKSLASKNLALHFGVRPTDIHLRAEQVDHDRVLPFPVKIKDKELLGASILLKTEIGGQPLMVETQAAEVDVKDLTLYLDLDAFHLFDALSENSLAS; from the coding sequence ATGGCTAAAGTAGAATTTAAGAACATCAAAAAATCATTCGGTGATGTTGAAGTCGTCAAAGAGTTTGATTTTACGGTTGAAGACGGTGAGTTCGTGGTTTTCCTTGGCCCATCTGGCTGTGGTAAATCGACAACGCTACGTATGCTTGCTGGCCTTGAAAGCATCAGCTCTGGTGACATCGTGGTTGGCGGCAAGCTGATGAATAAAGTCGATGCTAAAGATCGTGACTTGGCGATGGTATTCCAAAGCTACGCACTGTACCCGCACATGACGGTGTACGAGAACATCGCCTTTGCGCTAAAACTGAAGGGCATGCCAAAAGCAGAAATCGACGTAGAAGTGTTAAAAGCGGCGAAAATGCTAGAGCTTGATCCTTTACTGAACCGTAAGCCGAAAGAGCTTTCTGGTGGTCAGCGTCAGCGTGTGGCAATGGGCCGTGCGATGGTTCGTACGCCTAAGGTTTTCTTGTTTGATGAGCCGTTATCTAACCTAGATGCAAAACTTCGTGGCGTGATGCGTGAAGAGATCAAACATCTACATCGCGAACTAAAAACCACCACGATCTACGTAACCCACGATCAGATCGAAGCGATGACATTAGCGGATCGTATTGTGATCTTGAAAGACGGATATGTTGCTCAAGTCGGCACGCCAACCGAGGTGTTCCAACGTCCTGCAAACAAGTTTGTCGCGCAATTCATTGGTAACCCATCAATGAACATGTTGGAAGCAAAACTGATTGAAAAAGAAGGCGAGTACTTCGTTGAAATCGGCGATGTTCATATCCCACTGCCTGAGCGTTTTAAGTCTCTGGCGTCTAAGAACCTAGCGCTGCATTTTGGTGTTCGTCCAACAGACATTCACCTACGTGCCGAGCAAGTTGACCATGACCGCGTACTGCCATTTCCTGTGAAAATCAAAGACAAGGAACTGCTTGGCGCAAGCATTCTTCTGAAAACAGAAATTGGCGGTCAACCGCTGATGGTTGAAACCCAAGCGGCTGAAGTGGATGTAAAAGATCTGACGCTTTACTTGGATTTGGATGCTTTCCACTTGTTCGATGCACTGAGTGAGAACTCGCTAGCGAGCTAG
- a CDS encoding carbohydrate ABC transporter permease, with the protein MNHAASTTIEPSEPSLFSRLNLKALTPYGFLLPFLIIFSVFGVFPLLFSVYLSFHEWNPVKGMDAMQFVGFENYHIALTDPWLWRSLKNTLWLAVTSGVAQHLVAIPVAYMLVSMGDRMRHWLTSAYFLPFITSTVAASLIFFNMYSPNSGIINQTLMALADSTLFGWAFAWVNDFQPIRWLDDATMVKPSIAIMVFWKYTGFNIVLYTTGLMTIPKDILEAARMDGANAFRRFWNISLPMIRPFIFFAITMTIIGNLQMFEEPFVLTRGTGGTGQSGLTISMYLYKVGWEWLEMGTASAISWLLFALIATCTLVQFLLFGKKGLGEH; encoded by the coding sequence ATGAATCATGCAGCGAGCACAACGATAGAACCTTCGGAACCAAGCCTTTTTTCTCGTCTAAATTTGAAAGCGCTTACACCGTATGGATTTCTTCTACCGTTTCTGATCATTTTCTCTGTATTTGGGGTCTTCCCGCTGTTGTTCTCTGTTTACCTGTCGTTCCATGAGTGGAACCCGGTAAAGGGCATGGATGCAATGCAGTTCGTTGGTTTTGAGAACTATCACATTGCCTTGACTGACCCATGGCTATGGCGTTCGTTGAAGAACACGCTTTGGCTAGCTGTTACATCGGGTGTGGCTCAACACCTAGTCGCTATTCCAGTGGCTTACATGTTGGTATCAATGGGTGACCGTATGCGTCACTGGCTAACATCGGCTTACTTCTTACCGTTTATTACTTCAACGGTCGCAGCGTCACTGATTTTCTTCAATATGTATTCTCCTAACTCAGGAATTATTAACCAAACGTTGATGGCACTGGCTGATAGCACGTTGTTTGGTTGGGCATTCGCTTGGGTAAATGATTTTCAACCAATCCGTTGGTTAGACGATGCCACTATGGTGAAGCCGTCTATCGCAATCATGGTTTTCTGGAAATACACCGGCTTTAACATCGTTCTTTACACCACAGGTTTAATGACGATTCCTAAAGACATTTTAGAAGCTGCACGTATGGATGGTGCGAATGCCTTCCGCCGCTTCTGGAACATTTCACTACCAATGATTCGTCCATTCATCTTCTTTGCTATCACGATGACCATCATCGGTAACCTGCAGATGTTTGAAGAACCGTTTGTACTCACGCGCGGTACTGGTGGTACTGGCCAGTCTGGTTTAACTATCTCGATGTACCTCTACAAAGTGGGTTGGGAATGGCTAGAAATGGGCACAGCGTCAGCTATCTCATGGTTACTGTTTGCACTCATCGCGACTTGTACATTGGTTCAATTTTTACTCTTCGGTAAGAAAGGCTTAGGGGAACATTAA
- a CDS encoding GH1 family beta-glucosidase, with protein sequence MNKYQLPSDSKLRSKEFVFGVATSSYQIEGGVEEGGRTPSIWDTFCKKPGKVDNGDNGDVACDHYHLWQQDIEMIQGLGVDAYRLSIAWPRILPQDGVVNQQGLEFYGQIIDECHARGMKVYVTLYHWDLPQYLEDKGGWLNRETSYKFAEYAEVVSKYFGDNIDVYTTLNEPFVSAFLGYRWGEHAPGIKGEKEGYLASHHLMLAHGLAMPILRNNAPHAKHGVVFNATPAYPLTPQDQAAADYCEAENYHWFIDPVLKGEYPQLVVERQAMNMPMILEGDLDIISAPVDYIGINYYTRNVARFNENGDIESVKQTDAEHTYIGWEINPQGLTDLLVRLDARYENMPPIYITENGAAGNDERVNGQVMDEQRVRYFQGHIEAVHNAVEAGVKVDGYFAWSLMDNFEWAFGYCQRFGIVHVDYTTQERTLKQSAIAYRNMLQERAEENR encoded by the coding sequence ATGAATAAATATCAACTTCCAAGTGATTCAAAGTTACGCAGTAAGGAATTTGTATTCGGTGTCGCGACATCTTCATACCAAATTGAAGGCGGCGTTGAAGAGGGCGGTCGTACACCGTCTATCTGGGACACTTTCTGTAAGAAGCCGGGCAAGGTCGATAACGGCGACAATGGTGATGTGGCGTGTGATCACTACCATTTATGGCAACAAGATATCGAGATGATTCAAGGCTTAGGCGTTGATGCTTACCGTCTCTCTATTGCATGGCCACGTATCCTGCCGCAAGACGGTGTAGTGAATCAGCAAGGCCTAGAGTTTTACGGTCAGATCATCGATGAGTGTCATGCTCGTGGCATGAAGGTGTATGTGACGCTGTATCACTGGGATCTACCGCAATACCTTGAAGATAAAGGCGGCTGGCTAAACCGTGAAACGTCTTACAAATTCGCAGAATACGCAGAAGTGGTGAGCAAATACTTTGGTGACAACATCGACGTGTACACCACGCTCAATGAACCATTTGTGTCTGCATTCCTAGGCTACCGCTGGGGCGAACATGCACCAGGTATCAAGGGTGAAAAAGAGGGCTACCTAGCGTCTCACCACCTAATGTTGGCACACGGTTTGGCAATGCCGATTCTTCGTAACAATGCGCCTCATGCTAAGCATGGTGTGGTATTCAACGCGACGCCAGCTTACCCGCTGACGCCACAAGACCAAGCGGCAGCAGACTACTGCGAAGCCGAGAACTACCACTGGTTCATTGACCCAGTATTAAAAGGCGAGTACCCACAGTTAGTGGTGGAACGCCAAGCGATGAACATGCCGATGATCCTTGAAGGTGACTTAGACATCATCAGTGCTCCAGTCGACTACATCGGTATCAACTACTACACACGCAATGTCGCTCGCTTTAATGAGAACGGCGATATTGAATCGGTGAAACAAACTGACGCTGAACACACTTACATCGGCTGGGAGATCAACCCGCAAGGTTTAACCGATTTATTAGTAAGACTGGATGCTCGTTACGAAAATATGCCACCTATCTACATCACAGAGAACGGTGCTGCAGGTAACGACGAGCGTGTTAACGGACAGGTGATGGACGAGCAACGAGTTCGCTATTTCCAAGGTCATATCGAAGCGGTTCACAACGCGGTTGAAGCGGGTGTGAAAGTCGACGGTTACTTCGCTTGGAGCCTGATGGATAACTTTGAGTGGGCATTCGGTTACTGCCAGCGTTTCGGCATTGTCCATGTTGACTACACCACCCAAGAAAGAACATTGAAACAGAGCGCAATTGCGTACCGAAACATGCTTCAAGAGCGCGCTGAGGAGAACAGATAA
- a CDS encoding LacI family DNA-binding transcriptional regulator, with protein sequence MATIKHVSEHAGVSQATVSRVINGTSRVSHDKKLKVEKAIKELGYRPNSIAQALASSRTGSIGIVVPELGGSFYSGILHCLEENLRRFGYHAVVTAGSNTEQGQRESVEFLLGRRVDALILHTQLLSDDYLIELEEQGTPVVLINRFIPEMAMSCIDIDNEVGGLLATQYLLQKGHTDIACITGPLDKADARGRLQGYRKALEEAGVPYDEALVSEAGFTEETGVSAMKKLINRKCRFTAVFASNDHMAFGAFEVLHEEGLSVPRDVSLVGFDNTIFARYLTPSLTTINFPIEEMSIEAVQLTLQKLKKIKHDVNFKLLPTLVTRNSVSDLPVTL encoded by the coding sequence GTGGCAACAATTAAACACGTATCAGAACACGCAGGTGTATCTCAGGCGACGGTGTCTAGGGTCATTAATGGCACTAGCCGAGTCAGTCATGACAAGAAGCTAAAAGTAGAAAAAGCGATCAAGGAGTTGGGGTATCGCCCGAATTCGATTGCTCAGGCCTTGGCTTCGAGTCGAACTGGCAGCATTGGGATTGTTGTACCGGAATTGGGTGGCTCGTTTTACTCCGGCATCCTTCATTGTCTAGAAGAGAACCTACGCCGCTTTGGTTATCACGCAGTGGTAACAGCAGGTTCAAATACGGAACAAGGGCAGCGCGAGTCCGTGGAGTTTTTATTAGGTCGTCGAGTCGATGCCTTAATTCTTCATACCCAACTGCTCAGTGATGATTACTTAATTGAATTGGAAGAACAGGGGACCCCTGTGGTTTTGATTAACCGCTTCATCCCAGAAATGGCGATGAGTTGCATTGATATTGATAACGAAGTCGGGGGGCTACTCGCTACTCAATATCTATTGCAAAAGGGACATACAGATATCGCGTGCATTACCGGGCCATTAGATAAAGCAGATGCGAGGGGGCGTTTGCAAGGTTATCGAAAGGCGTTGGAAGAAGCGGGTGTGCCGTACGATGAAGCTTTGGTCTCAGAAGCAGGGTTTACTGAAGAGACTGGAGTGAGTGCCATGAAAAAGCTCATTAACCGTAAGTGTCGATTTACGGCGGTGTTTGCTTCGAACGATCACATGGCATTTGGCGCTTTCGAAGTGTTACACGAAGAAGGACTCTCTGTACCGAGAGACGTTTCGTTGGTGGGCTTCGATAACACCATCTTCGCGCGTTATCTGACCCCTAGTTTGACCACCATTAATTTCCCAATTGAAGAGATGAGCATTGAAGCAGTGCAGCTCACTCTACAAAAGCTAAAAAAAATAAAACATGACGTGAACTTTAAATTGCTGCCGACGTTGGTCACTAGAAACTCGGTATCGGATTTACCAGTTACCCTATAA
- a CDS encoding carbohydrate ABC transporter permease, with the protein MPSERSMYILTKILMVMLGILLVVSALITVFPFVWSALLSTRDRSEIFGTGISFAIGDSLAINYAKLLEIMPFWKAMFNSIYVAFLGTTISLLFCSMGGYAFAVFKFRGKNVLFGMLVGSMAIPPVLSLIPYFMIVKFLGLLDNHMAVWLPFTTTPFGIFLMRQHVIASIPKELLEAAKLDGAGEFRTYWSVVLPLMKPALATLAIVQFVFFWNMFMQPLVVLNNPDNYVITQALRSVQGIPNTPWGAVMLGTTISILPLVITYLFASKQMISGLTSGAVKG; encoded by the coding sequence ATGCCAAGCGAACGCAGCATGTACATTCTGACTAAGATCTTGATGGTCATGCTAGGTATCTTACTGGTTGTTTCAGCGCTAATTACAGTCTTTCCATTTGTATGGTCGGCACTGCTATCAACTCGTGACCGTTCTGAAATTTTCGGTACGGGCATTAGCTTCGCAATTGGCGATAGCTTGGCGATTAACTACGCAAAACTGCTTGAAATCATGCCGTTTTGGAAAGCGATGTTTAACTCGATTTACGTGGCTTTCTTAGGCACCACCATCTCGCTGCTGTTTTGTAGCATGGGTGGTTACGCGTTTGCTGTGTTTAAGTTCCGCGGTAAGAACGTGTTGTTCGGCATGCTGGTTGGTTCAATGGCGATTCCGCCTGTGCTTAGCTTGATCCCTTACTTCATGATCGTGAAATTCCTAGGCTTGCTGGATAACCACATGGCGGTATGGCTACCATTCACCACCACACCGTTTGGTATCTTTTTGATGCGTCAGCACGTGATTGCATCGATTCCAAAAGAGCTACTTGAAGCAGCGAAATTGGATGGTGCGGGTGAGTTCAGAACGTACTGGAGTGTGGTACTGCCACTTATGAAGCCTGCACTCGCAACACTGGCTATCGTTCAGTTCGTTTTCTTCTGGAACATGTTTATGCAGCCTCTCGTGGTGCTAAACAATCCAGATAACTATGTGATTACACAAGCACTACGAAGTGTTCAAGGCATTCCGAATACGCCATGGGGCGCGGTAATGCTAGGCACCACAATTTCTATTTTACCGCTCGTGATTACTTACTTGTTCGCATCGAAACAGATGATCAGTGGTTTAACGTCCGGCGCAGTTAAAGGTTAG